The sequence below is a genomic window from Desulfomicrobium macestii.
GGCTGGCCTTGCGGGCGAATTTGGGGTGTCTGTCGCTGCACGACAACCACGTGTTTGCCGTTTTCATGAAATATTCCGATTTGTTGATTGCGGCCGCGAGAGTTTGTCCGAGCTGGTCGGACTGGCGTTTGCGCCCTGTCGCGGGCGCTCCTGGCGCCGTCTGAATGTCCGGCCGGATCGGACTTTGAACGCTTTTAATTGCTGGCCGGTGCGGGTGCCAAGCGGCTCCGGCGCTTGAAAGACCGCACTTGCGGAGACTTTGATCGATACACATTCGAAGGAGAGCTGCATGCAGCGGGTTCTATGTTGTTTGCTCATGGCCATGATGCTTTTTGCCTGCGGATCCAAGGAGAACCGCAGGGACGATTTTTACGCCAACGGCCTGGGGTTCGAGGAGAGCGGGCGGTATTCCGAGGCCCGGGTCGAGGCCAAGAACGTCATCAAGCTCGACCCCAACCATGTCGGCGCGTATCTGCTCCTGGCCCGTTGCGCCCTGAAGGATCAGAACTGGCGTGAAGCCTTCGGGAATTTTCAGCGCGCGGCGGAGCTTGAGCCGGACAATGCCGAGGCCCTGCTCGGGGTGGGGCGGTTGTACCTGCTCTCCGGCGATACAGGCGAGGCCGAAGCGCATGCGGAAAGGATCCTGGCCAAGGACCCGGCGTCTGTTGACGGACTGCTGCTGCGGGCCGGTGCCATGCTGCGCGGCAAGCGTTTCGACGAGGCCCGAAAGCAGCTCGACGTGGTCTTTGCGGGGGATCCGGCCAATGAGGACGCGCTGCTGGCGCTGTCGGTCATCCACGCCGAGCAGGGTCAGGGCGCCGAAGCCCTGGCCGTGATTGGCGCGGGGCTGGTCGCAAGGCCGGACAGCCGGCCGCTGCATTTCAGGGCCGCGAACCTGGCGGCGGACATGGGCGATTATGCCGTGGCCGAAGAGCATCTCCTGAAGCTCAAGGAGCTCGATCCGGGCAACCGGGGCGTGCAGGTCCTGTTGGCCGCGCTTTACGAACGCATGGGGCTGACCGCGCGGGTGGAGGGCATCCTGCGTGAGCTGCTGGCGGCCGAGCCCGAATCGGAAGAGGCGCGGCTGCGTCTGGTCGAGTATCTGATGCGCCACGACAAGGCCCAAGACGCCCTGGCCGTGGCCGGGGAAGGGCAGCCTGCGCCAAGGCTGCGTCTGGCGTCCGCCGGGGTGCTCATGGCCATGGGGCGGGCCGGGGAAGGCGAGGCCGCGCTGGTCGCGCTGACCCAGGACGCCGAGGCGGGACCGTCCGGTATCGAGGCCCGGCTCCGGTTGTCCGAGCTCAAGTTGCGTCGTGGCGACCGGAGCGGAGCCCTGGTCGAGGTGGACGAGGTGCTGCGCCTCAATCCCGCCGATGCCCGGGCCCATGCCGCGCGCGGCCGGATATTCATGCTCCAGGGGCGCTTCGAGGAAGCCCTGACCGAGCTGCGAATAGCTCTGCACGACGCTCCCGGGGACATGGCCGTAGCCGTGCTCATGGCCCGCGCCCAGTTCGCGCTGGGCAACACGCTGTCCGGGGTGGAGTCGCTGCGCAATTTTCTTCTGAAGAATCCGGACGCCCTGCCCGTGCGCCTGGAACTGGCCGCGCACCATCAGCGTGCGGGCGAGCCCGACGCCGCGCTCAGCGTGCTGCAGGACGGCGGGATTGACGGGGTCATGCCTGCGCGGCTGCTGCTGGCCATGGGCGATATCGAGGCCCGGCGCGAACATTTCGATGCGGCCGAGGTTCATTACCGGCGGGCCGCGCAAGAACAGGAGGCGCTGGTGCCCGCCCTGCTGCGGCTTGGGAGCATGCAGGGCAGCCGCAAGGACTGGGAAGGGGCGCGGCGCACCTTCGACGAACTGCTGCTGGCCAATCCGGACGCCCACGGCGGCGCCGAGGGCGTGGTGGCCGTGGAACTGGCGGCGGGGCGCGGCGAGGCGGCCCTGGCCTGGGCCGAAGAGCGGGCGACGTCCCGGTCCGAGGACCCGCTGGCCGCGGACCTGCTCGGCCGTACGGCCCTGCGCCTGGGCGACGCCGGTGGTGCCGAGAAGGCATTTCGCGAGGCCCAGCGGCGCGCCCCGGAGTGGTCCGTGCCCTCGGCCAGGCTGGCGGGACTGTATGCGTCCACAGGCCGCAAGGACACAGCCATGGCCGAGTGCCGCGCCGCTCTGGACAAAAATCCGGACTCCGTGCCCGAAGCCCTGCTGCTCGGCCAGTTGCTGCAACTGGGCGGAGATGCGGCCGAGGCCGAGACCATCTATCGCAAGCTTCTGGCCCGTCACCCCGAACTGCTGCCCGCGGCCAACAATCTGGGCTATCTGCTGGCCTCTCATGACGCGCCCACAACGGAGCAGCTGACCGAAGCCCTGACCCTGGCCACCAAGGCCAGCGCGGGCGGCGACCCGTCGGCGCTCGATACGGTGGGCTGGGTGCATTATCGCCTGGGCGACAAGGACGCGGCCTTGCAGTTTCTGCGCAAGGCCCACGAGTCCCTGCCCGAGGATTCGGCCGTGACCTTTCATCTGGCTCAGGTGCTGGCTGATCTGGGGCAGACCGCGGAAGCGCGCACCCTGCTCAGGGCCCTGCTGGCCCGCGCCCAGGATTTCCCGGATCTGCCCCAGGCCAGGTCGTTGCTGGACGGAATCTGATTATTTCGGACAAGGAGCGCCAGGCTCAGTCCTGCCGGGCCGGACAAGTAAAGAACGCGGCTGTCCAGCAGTCTTGGGCTGGAGCATATGCCGTAAAAGCCGGCTGCCGTGTCCGAAGACTCGATACAGCAAACGCGGCCCTGACATCCCGATGGGTTGCGTGACTTGCCTTGGCAAGGGCGCAGGCCGCGAGTGGGGTCCGCAAGGTCAGAGGCTATCCCGCGGCATCGGACAGGCGGTCCGGAAGGGTTGGATGGCATGGCTTCTGGTATTTTATATGCCTGAAATTAAATATGAAATAATACTTGGTACGAAAGTTTCATAAAGAGCGCAGTCCCGGGGCGCAGGACCCCAAAAATCTATTCGGAGGAATATATGAAATCGGTGAAAATGTTTTTTGGGATGATGCTGTGCCTTGTGGTACTGGCGGGGCAGGCTCAGGCGGCTATTTCCGATGATATCGTCTTGAATTTTACGAATGTTGATAACACGTCTATCGTTGCATATGGAAATAGCGTGGGTGTCGAATTTACAGGTTG
It includes:
- a CDS encoding tetratricopeptide repeat protein — its product is MQRVLCCLLMAMMLFACGSKENRRDDFYANGLGFEESGRYSEARVEAKNVIKLDPNHVGAYLLLARCALKDQNWREAFGNFQRAAELEPDNAEALLGVGRLYLLSGDTGEAEAHAERILAKDPASVDGLLLRAGAMLRGKRFDEARKQLDVVFAGDPANEDALLALSVIHAEQGQGAEALAVIGAGLVARPDSRPLHFRAANLAADMGDYAVAEEHLLKLKELDPGNRGVQVLLAALYERMGLTARVEGILRELLAAEPESEEARLRLVEYLMRHDKAQDALAVAGEGQPAPRLRLASAGVLMAMGRAGEGEAALVALTQDAEAGPSGIEARLRLSELKLRRGDRSGALVEVDEVLRLNPADARAHAARGRIFMLQGRFEEALTELRIALHDAPGDMAVAVLMARAQFALGNTLSGVESLRNFLLKNPDALPVRLELAAHHQRAGEPDAALSVLQDGGIDGVMPARLLLAMGDIEARREHFDAAEVHYRRAAQEQEALVPALLRLGSMQGSRKDWEGARRTFDELLLANPDAHGGAEGVVAVELAAGRGEAALAWAEERATSRSEDPLAADLLGRTALRLGDAGGAEKAFREAQRRAPEWSVPSARLAGLYASTGRKDTAMAECRAALDKNPDSVPEALLLGQLLQLGGDAAEAETIYRKLLARHPELLPAANNLGYLLASHDAPTTEQLTEALTLATKASAGGDPSALDTVGWVHYRLGDKDAALQFLRKAHESLPEDSAVTFHLAQVLADLGQTAEARTLLRALLARAQDFPDLPQARSLLDGI